From one Shewanella sp. GD04112 genomic stretch:
- a CDS encoding NADPH-dependent 2,4-dienoyl-CoA reductase yields the protein MSFPHLLEPLDLGFTQLKNRVLMGSMHTGLEEEKGGFEKLAAFYKERALGGVGLIVTGGISPNLRGRLTPHACQLSFPWQVGKHRIVTQAVHEAGGKICMQILHAGRYGYHPFSQAPSKIKSPITPFTPSSMSSRQVRATIKDYASSAALAKRAGYDGVEVMGSEGYLINQFISSRTNTRTDEWGGSFEKRAQFPIEIVNAIRAKVGKDFIIIFRLSMLDLVDNGSTWDEVVQLAKWLEHAGVSIINTGIGWHEARVPTIATSVPRGAFAWVTEKLKKSVSVPLIATNRINTPEIGEQIIASGQADMVSMARPFLADPEFVNKAAANTPELINTCIGCNQACLDHTFSLKRATCLVNPRACYETEINFLPTHNKKRIAVMGAGPAGMAFSVYAAMRGHEVVLFEAKSEVGGQFNLARKIPGKEEFNETIRYFLNQIKLHKIDLRLNTRLDAKVLETEAFDEIVIASGVVPRELSLPGFDSPKVVDYQQVLTGQATIGNKVALIGAGGIGFDMAHYLCESESSTLNPEKWLKQWGIDKQYQHAGGLAEPEVDNADHRQVYLLQRKTSKMGQGLGKTTGWIHRLVLKQHDVKMKTGVNYDKFDDAGLHIRVGEQTEVLAVDNVILCAGQESNRTLVDEMKATGIPVHLIGGVDVAAELDAKRAIRQGAELAMRL from the coding sequence ATGTCGTTTCCCCATTTATTAGAACCCTTAGATCTGGGATTCACCCAGCTCAAAAATCGTGTGTTAATGGGCTCCATGCACACGGGTTTAGAAGAAGAAAAGGGCGGATTTGAGAAACTGGCAGCGTTTTATAAAGAGCGCGCGTTAGGCGGAGTCGGTTTAATTGTCACCGGCGGTATCTCACCAAACCTACGTGGTCGCTTGACTCCCCATGCGTGTCAGCTGAGTTTCCCCTGGCAAGTAGGTAAACACCGCATTGTGACTCAAGCGGTGCACGAGGCTGGCGGTAAAATTTGTATGCAAATCCTGCATGCGGGGCGTTATGGTTACCATCCTTTTTCGCAGGCGCCGAGTAAAATTAAGTCGCCTATCACTCCCTTTACACCTTCGTCCATGTCGAGCCGCCAGGTACGCGCCACCATTAAGGATTACGCAAGTTCTGCCGCTTTAGCGAAAAGAGCGGGGTACGATGGCGTTGAAGTGATGGGCTCTGAGGGGTATTTGATCAACCAATTTATCAGTTCGCGAACCAATACGCGCACCGATGAATGGGGCGGCAGTTTTGAAAAACGTGCGCAATTCCCGATTGAGATTGTGAATGCGATTCGCGCCAAAGTGGGCAAAGACTTTATCATTATCTTCCGCTTATCCATGCTCGACTTAGTCGATAACGGCTCTACTTGGGATGAAGTCGTGCAACTGGCTAAGTGGCTCGAGCATGCTGGTGTGTCGATTATTAATACTGGGATTGGCTGGCATGAGGCTCGTGTGCCAACCATTGCGACAAGCGTGCCCCGCGGCGCCTTTGCTTGGGTGACAGAAAAACTTAAAAAATCGGTTTCAGTGCCCTTGATTGCCACAAACCGTATCAATACGCCTGAGATTGGTGAGCAAATTATTGCCTCTGGTCAAGCGGATATGGTGTCTATGGCGAGGCCGTTCCTAGCCGATCCTGAATTTGTGAATAAAGCGGCGGCCAACACGCCAGAGCTTATCAATACCTGTATCGGCTGTAATCAGGCCTGCTTGGACCATACTTTCTCTCTGAAACGTGCCACTTGCTTGGTCAACCCCCGTGCCTGTTATGAGACCGAAATTAACTTCTTACCTACCCATAACAAGAAGCGTATCGCTGTGATGGGCGCAGGCCCCGCTGGGATGGCATTTTCGGTGTATGCGGCCATGCGCGGCCATGAAGTAGTGCTCTTCGAGGCGAAATCTGAGGTGGGTGGGCAGTTTAATCTGGCACGTAAAATCCCAGGAAAAGAAGAGTTTAACGAGACGATTCGTTATTTCCTTAATCAAATCAAACTGCATAAGATCGATTTGCGCTTAAATACCCGTTTAGATGCTAAGGTGCTGGAAACCGAAGCCTTTGATGAAATTGTTATCGCCTCGGGCGTAGTACCGCGTGAGTTAAGTTTACCAGGCTTTGATAGCCCCAAAGTGGTGGATTATCAACAGGTGCTGACGGGGCAAGCCACGATTGGCAACAAAGTGGCCCTGATTGGTGCCGGTGGCATTGGATTTGATATGGCGCATTACCTCTGCGAATCAGAGTCGAGCACCCTTAATCCTGAAAAATGGTTAAAGCAGTGGGGCATAGACAAGCAATATCAGCATGCGGGTGGTTTAGCTGAGCCTGAAGTCGATAATGCCGATCATAGACAAGTCTACTTGCTACAACGTAAAACCTCTAAAATGGGCCAAGGTTTAGGTAAAACCACCGGCTGGATCCACCGTTTAGTGTTAAAACAGCACGATGTGAAGATGAAAACTGGCGTCAACTATGACAAGTTTGACGATGCGGGTCTGCATATCCGCGTTGGCGAGCAAACCGAAGTGTTGGCCGTGGATAATGTGATCCTCTGTGCTGGACAAGAATCTAACCGCACCTTAGTCGATGAGATGAAAGCAACGGGTATTCCTGTGCATTTGATTGGCGGTGTCGATGTGGCCGCCGAGCTCGATGCAAAACGCGCCATTCGCCAAGGCGCCGAGCTTGCCATGCGACTGTAG
- the yfaE gene encoding class I ribonucleotide reductase maintenance protein YfaE → MAKSNLLLNNPFAKAPIVRLQGQPVLLFTEQHNSLLQALEAKKVTIFSECRSGFCGACKTRILSGSVSYLTEPLAELKADECLPCCCIPSEDLELDLSPEGAAVVTYPRSKNLAQLPSTRKTANLKAVPQQEVVEG, encoded by the coding sequence ATGGCTAAATCGAACCTGCTGTTAAACAACCCCTTTGCAAAGGCGCCGATTGTGCGCCTTCAAGGGCAACCTGTGCTGCTGTTTACCGAGCAGCACAATTCGTTGTTGCAAGCACTCGAAGCCAAAAAAGTGACCATTTTCTCTGAGTGCCGCAGTGGTTTTTGCGGCGCTTGCAAGACCCGTATTCTTAGTGGCAGCGTCAGCTATTTAACCGAGCCTTTAGCCGAGCTTAAAGCCGACGAATGTCTGCCCTGCTGCTGTATTCCTAGCGAAGATTTAGAACTCGATTTATCCCCCGAAGGTGCTGCCGTGGTGACCTATCCCCGCAGTAAAAATCTAGCCCAACTCCCATCGACGCGTAAAACCGCCAATCTAAAAGCTGTGCCACAGCAAGAAGTGGTTGAAGGCTAA
- the nrdB gene encoding class Ia ribonucleoside-diphosphate reductase subunit beta, whose protein sequence is MTYSTFCQTPNDATREPMFFGQSVNVARYDQQKYEVFEKLIEKQLSFFWRPEEVDVSRDKIDYNSLPDHEKHIFISNLKYQTLLDSIQGRSPNVAFLPLVSLPELETWIETWSFSETIHSRSYTHIIRNIVNDPSVIFDDIVVNQEILRRATDIAEYYDHLIKLTQVYHLLGEGTHVVDGEPIEVNTRTLKKALYLCMMSVNALEAIRFYVSFACSFAFAERKLMEGNAKIIRLIARDEALHLNSTQHILTIMQGGKDDPEMAEIAAECQQEAYNLFLKAAEQEKEWAKYLFKDGSMIGLNEQILCQYVEYITNQRMKSVNLPLPYAEQSNPLPWMKNWLESDAVQVAPQEVEVSSYLVGQIDSAVDSDEFLDFDL, encoded by the coding sequence ATGACCTACTCTACTTTTTGCCAAACACCCAACGATGCCACCCGTGAACCTATGTTCTTCGGACAATCGGTTAACGTCGCTCGTTATGACCAACAAAAATATGAAGTGTTTGAAAAACTGATTGAAAAGCAGTTGTCTTTCTTCTGGCGCCCAGAGGAAGTTGACGTGAGCCGCGATAAAATCGACTACAACTCACTGCCAGATCATGAAAAGCATATTTTTATTTCGAATCTGAAATACCAAACGCTGCTCGACTCTATCCAAGGTCGCTCGCCTAACGTGGCGTTTCTGCCCTTAGTGTCGTTGCCAGAATTAGAGACCTGGATTGAGACTTGGTCTTTCTCCGAGACCATCCACTCGCGCTCATACACGCACATTATTCGCAATATCGTGAACGATCCTTCGGTGATTTTTGACGATATCGTGGTGAATCAAGAGATCCTGCGCCGCGCGACTGACATTGCCGAATACTACGATCACTTGATCAAGCTGACGCAGGTTTACCACCTGTTAGGCGAAGGCACCCATGTGGTCGATGGTGAGCCGATTGAAGTCAACACTCGTACCCTGAAGAAAGCATTGTACCTGTGTATGATGTCAGTTAACGCCCTCGAAGCGATTCGCTTCTACGTCAGTTTTGCCTGCTCATTCGCATTTGCTGAGCGTAAGCTCATGGAAGGTAACGCGAAAATTATTCGTCTTATCGCCCGTGATGAAGCGCTGCACTTAAACAGCACCCAGCATATCTTAACCATTATGCAGGGCGGCAAAGACGATCCTGAAATGGCTGAGATTGCCGCAGAATGCCAACAGGAAGCGTACAACCTATTCCTCAAGGCCGCCGAGCAAGAAAAAGAATGGGCAAAATACCTGTTCAAAGACGGCTCAATGATCGGTCTCAACGAGCAGATCCTCTGCCAATACGTTGAGTACATCACCAACCAACGAATGAAGTCCGTTAACCTGCCACTGCCTTATGCCGAGCAGTCTAACCCACTGCCTTGGATGAAGAACTGGTTAGAGAGTGACGCGGTACAAGTGGCGCCACAGGAAGTCGAAGTGTCATCTTATCTTGTCGGTCAAATCGATTCGGCCGTCGACAGTGACGAATTCCTCGATTTCGATCTCTAA